From Paenibacillus sp. V4I7, one genomic window encodes:
- the nikA gene encoding nickel ABC transporter substrate-binding protein: MKLWGTRILAVGVVCTTMLAGCAKPAEIDSTAQTEAAKPKAITLSWAKDIGSLNPHLYAPNELFAQAMVYEPLVQYGVKGDIQPSLAEKWDITPDGKTYTFHLRKGVKYSDGSELDAANVKKNFDALLANGKRHSWLGSINEIKNTEIVDPQTFKIELKNSYYPFLQELSLIRPLRMLGNAGFPDDGSTAQTIKKPIGTGPWVLTDYRIDEQAVFTRNEHYWGEKPKLDKVTIKIIPDPQARAMALEKKEIDMIFGSGQLTPNAFKSLKDTGKYQTLVSEPLSTRVLAVNSNKGPTRELNVRQALEYAFDKKTVIEHVLNGVEKPADTLFSPALPYSNVNLKPYEYNLEKAKSLLDASGWKLANGKPFREKDGKVLELDLVYDSNDQVQKTIFEYMQGEWRKIGIKGNMIGEERQAFTNRQKEGAFNLAFNETWGIPYDPHTVVASMRELSHADYQAQAGLPMKKEIDDKISQVIISTDEKTRQELYTYILTTLHEQAVYLPISYTVNVAVANNNVSGVSFYPMQFEIPFKAFDIK, from the coding sequence ATGAAACTATGGGGAACAAGAATACTCGCGGTGGGGGTTGTATGTACGACGATGCTGGCCGGCTGTGCCAAGCCTGCGGAAATCGATTCGACTGCACAGACAGAGGCAGCAAAACCGAAAGCAATTACGCTGTCTTGGGCTAAGGATATTGGCAGCTTAAATCCGCATCTTTATGCTCCGAATGAACTATTCGCGCAGGCGATGGTGTATGAGCCGCTTGTGCAGTACGGAGTAAAGGGCGATATTCAGCCTTCTTTGGCAGAAAAATGGGATATTACACCAGATGGTAAAACGTATACGTTTCATTTGCGCAAAGGCGTGAAATATTCAGACGGTTCGGAACTTGATGCAGCGAATGTGAAGAAAAACTTCGATGCCCTGCTGGCGAATGGGAAGCGCCACAGTTGGTTAGGATCGATCAATGAAATCAAAAATACGGAAATCGTCGATCCACAAACCTTTAAGATCGAATTGAAAAATTCATACTATCCGTTTTTGCAGGAGCTTTCGCTTATTCGTCCGCTGCGTATGCTCGGTAATGCTGGCTTCCCTGATGACGGAAGCACGGCCCAGACGATCAAAAAGCCAATAGGAACGGGCCCTTGGGTACTGACTGACTATAGAATAGATGAACAAGCGGTATTTACGCGCAACGAACATTACTGGGGAGAGAAGCCGAAGCTGGATAAAGTGACGATCAAGATCATTCCCGATCCGCAAGCCCGTGCGATGGCGTTGGAGAAGAAGGAAATCGATATGATTTTCGGCAGTGGTCAGCTGACCCCGAATGCATTCAAATCGCTGAAGGATACAGGCAAGTACCAGACTCTTGTCTCCGAGCCGCTCTCCACGCGAGTGCTGGCGGTGAACTCCAACAAAGGTCCTACGCGGGAGTTAAATGTCCGTCAAGCCCTGGAATATGCGTTTGACAAAAAGACTGTTATCGAGCATGTGCTCAACGGTGTCGAGAAGCCGGCGGACACGCTGTTTTCACCTGCGCTACCTTACAGCAACGTGAATTTGAAGCCTTACGAGTATAATTTGGAAAAAGCGAAGTCGCTGCTGGATGCATCGGGCTGGAAGCTGGCAAACGGTAAACCATTCCGTGAAAAAGACGGGAAAGTACTGGAGCTTGATCTCGTCTATGATAGCAACGACCAAGTACAAAAGACGATCTTTGAGTATATGCAAGGGGAATGGCGTAAAATTGGGATCAAAGGAAATATGATAGGCGAAGAGAGGCAAGCGTTCACGAACCGGCAGAAAGAGGGCGCATTTAACTTGGCCTTCAACGAAACCTGGGGCATTCCCTATGATCCGCATACGGTTGTAGCCTCGATGCGCGAATTGAGTCATGCCGACTATCAAGCTCAAGCAGGCTTACCGATGAAAAAAGAGATTGATGATAAAATTTCTCAAGTTATCATTAGCACCGATGAGAAAACAAGGCAAGAACTGTACACGTACATTCTGACGACATTGCATGAGCAGGCGGTGTACTTGCCGATCTCCTATACGGTAAATGTGGCTGTCGCGAATAACAATGTGAGCGGTGTTTCGTTTTATCCGATGCAGTTTGAAATTCCGTTTAAAGCATTTGATATCAAGTAG